GCTGCTCGGCTCACCCACATGGCAGGATGTCCACGATGGGCAAATCGAAATAAAAACAGAACTCCCGGGAGAGTCCATCGCACTGGTGCAGGTCCGCTGGTAGCGCGAAGCAGCAAACTGCCCGATCCATATCATCGGCGGCGTCGAGCGTTGGAAATCAGAGCCCGGACATGCGCGGCCTGCGCCTGCCGGATCGATGCCGGCGAAAGGCCTCCCGCCATCATGTCCTCGACAAGATCGATATGGATCGCCGCCAGCAAAACGTGCGCGGCATAGCCTGCATCGTCCTCCGTGATCGCCCTTGCCGCACGCTCGATAAAGTGCTGCAGCAGACCGTGCATCCATCTGTAATGCTCCGATTGAAGCAGGCCCGGACCGAACTCGAGCGCGCGGATGAGATGACGGTTTTTCAACTTGAACAGGAGCAGCGCGTCGAGGAACGCCACCGCCCGCTCCTGCGGCAATGCTCCCGGCCCAAGCGGCGGATCGCCTTTTTCCACGCCGCTCCGGAGCGCTGCCAGCTTTCGCGCCCACAGCTCCCTGAGAAGCCCCTCGCGGTTGCCGAAGGCGCGGAACAGCGTTCCCTTCCCCGTGCCGGCTTTGGCTGCAATGGCATCCATCGTTACGGCTTGCGGAGAATCGGCATCGGCG
The Silvibacterium dinghuense DNA segment above includes these coding regions:
- a CDS encoding TetR/AcrR family transcriptional regulator, which codes for MLDAAAALFADADSPQAVTMDAIAAKAGTGKGTLFRAFGNREGLLRELWARKLAALRSGVEKGDPPLGPGALPQERAVAFLDALLLFKLKNRHLIRALEFGPGLLQSEHYRWMHGLLQHFIERAARAITEDDAGYAAHVLLAAIHIDLVEDMMAGGLSPASIRQAQAAHVRALISNARRRR